From a region of the Candidatus Bathyanammoxibius amoris genome:
- a CDS encoding tetratricopeptide repeat protein, with protein sequence MHIKFRPVGYLILTAIMAVILTCPLTARADSTAEWYNKGTNLLRAGRYQEAINCFDRALEIDPKYVKAWNTKGAALSGLGRYQEAMDCYDRVLEIDTKYAPAWCNKGLVTRRMGRYQEAIKYYDRALEINPKYTHAWNGKGYALASMGRYQEAINCFDRALEIDPKYARAWANKGWVLNKMGMTPIEVLECYEKALAKNPKHVPDWSKDKTPLAETPEYKQVKRAVDGR encoded by the coding sequence ATGCACATCAAATTTCGTCCCGTCGGGTATTTAATCCTCACCGCAATAATGGCCGTTATCCTAACATGCCCCCTCACAGCCCGCGCGGATAGTACTGCGGAATGGTACAACAAGGGTACTAATTTACTCAGGGCAGGCAGGTATCAGGAGGCCATTAACTGCTTCGACAGGGCACTGGAGATTGACCCAAAGTACGTCAAGGCATGGAACACCAAGGGTGCTGCCCTGAGCGGGCTGGGCAGGTATCAGGAGGCGATGGACTGCTACGACAGGGTGCTGGAGATTGACACAAAGTATGCCCCTGCGTGGTGCAACAAGGGTCTTGTCACGCGCAGGATGGGCAGGTATCAGGAGGCCATTAAATACTACGACAGGGCGCTGGAGATTAACCCAAAGTACACACATGCATGGAATGGCAAGGGCTATGCCCTTGCCAGCATGGGCAGGTACCAGGAGGCCATAAACTGCTTCGACAGGGCACTGGAGATTGACCCAAAGTACGCCAGGGCATGGGCAAACAAGGGCTGGGTTCTAAATAAGATGGGCATGACGCCCATTGAGGTGCTGGAATGCTACGAGAAGGCCCTCGCAAAAAACCCGAAGCACGTGCCAGACTGGAGTAAGGACAAGACACCGCTTGCAGAGACACCCGAATACAAACAGGTAAAGCGCGCGGTAGACGGCAGGTAG
- a CDS encoding tetratricopeptide repeat protein: protein MHIKFCPVRYLILTAIMAVILTCPLTARADSAVEWLNKGGKLGSAGRYQEAIECLDRAIDINPKYALAWYNKGVVLTRLGRYQEAINCYDRALELDPEYVDAWYNKGVALGKLGRYQEAINCYDRALELDPKFSYAWSGKGVALRNMGRYQEAIDCYDRVLEIDPKDAHAWYNKGAALDDLARYQEAINCYDRALELNPKLAYAWSGKGEALDGLGRYQEAINCYDRALELDPKFSYAWSGKGLTLSKLGRNQEAISHINKSLELDSKNKYAYANKGWILNKMGMTPIEVLECYEKALAIDPKHVPDWSKDKTPLAETPEYKQAKGAVDGR from the coding sequence ATGCACATCAAATTTTGTCCCGTCAGGTATTTAATCCTCACCGCAATAATGGCCGTTATCCTAACGTGCCCCCTCACAGCCCGCGCAGACAGCGCTGTAGAATGGCTGAACAAGGGCGGAAAATTAGGCAGTGCAGGTAGGTATCAGGAGGCTATTGAATGCCTTGATAGGGCGATAGATATTAACCCCAAATATGCCCTAGCATGGTACAACAAGGGTGTTGTCCTGACGCGGCTGGGCAGGTATCAGGAGGCCATTAACTGCTACGACAGGGCGCTGGAGCTTGACCCAGAGTACGTCGATGCATGGTACAACAAGGGTGTTGCCCTGGGCAAGCTGGGCAGGTATCAGGAGGCCATAAACTGCTACGACAGGGCGCTGGAGCTTGATCCAAAGTTCAGCTATGCATGGAGCGGCAAGGGTGTTGCCCTGCGCAACATGGGCAGGTATCAGGAGGCGATTGACTGCTACGACAGGGTGCTGGAGATTGACCCAAAGGACGCACATGCATGGTACAACAAGGGTGCTGCCCTGGACGACCTGGCCAGGTATCAGGAGGCCATTAACTGCTACGACAGGGCGCTGGAGCTTAACCCAAAGCTGGCCTATGCATGGAGCGGCAAGGGTGAGGCCCTGGACGGCTTGGGCAGGTATCAGGAGGCCATAAACTGTTACGACAGGGCGCTGGAGCTTGACCCAAAGTTCAGCTATGCATGGAGCGGCAAGGGGTTGACTCTAAGTAAACTTGGAAGAAACCAGGAGGCTATTTCCCACATTAATAAGTCGCTGGAACTTGATTCAAAAAACAAATATGCCTATGCAAACAAGGGCTGGATTCTAAATAAGATGGGCATGACGCCCATTGAGGTGCTGGAATGCTACGAGAAGGCCCTCGCGATAGACCCGAAGCACGTGCCAGACTGGAGTAAGGACAAGACACCGCTGGCAGAGACACCCGAATATAAACAGGCGAAGGGTGCGGTAGACGGCAGGTAG
- a CDS encoding MBL fold metallo-hydrolase, which produces MKIEKLNVGPLGACCYIVINEDTKQAIIIDPGGSHQDIIDLIEKNGLAPRLIINTHGHGDHMGANKEVKETFPEIKIAIHKDDVECLTQPKKNLSFLGGFLLKSPPADIVLKEGDKVGIDGIELEVIHTPGHTPGGICLLGRSSSDSGSGSGSGSGKKPDVLFSGDTLFQGGIGRTDFPGGDHAALIRSIQDKLLVLDGDTAVYPGHGDTTTIEEEKENNPFV; this is translated from the coding sequence GTGAAGATAGAGAAATTAAACGTCGGACCGCTTGGAGCCTGCTGCTACATCGTCATAAATGAAGATACAAAACAGGCGATAATCATAGACCCCGGCGGAAGCCACCAGGACATCATAGACCTTATTGAGAAAAACGGCCTTGCCCCAAGGCTTATAATAAACACACACGGCCACGGCGACCATATGGGGGCGAATAAAGAGGTCAAAGAGACCTTCCCCGAGATAAAAATTGCTATCCACAAGGACGATGTGGAATGTCTGACTCAACCCAAAAAGAACCTCTCTTTCCTCGGAGGCTTTTTGCTGAAATCACCGCCCGCAGATATAGTGCTCAAAGAAGGGGACAAGGTGGGGATAGACGGCATAGAGCTTGAGGTAATCCACACGCCGGGCCACACCCCGGGAGGTATCTGCCTCCTCGGCAGGTCGTCCTCAGACTCAGGCTCAGGCTCCGGCTCAGGCTCTGGCAAGAAACCCGACGTCCTTTTCTCAGGTGACACCCTGTTCCAGGGTGGCATAGGCAGAACAGACTTTCCCGGAGGCGACCACGCAGCCCTTATCAGGTCCATACAGGACAAGCTTCTCGTCCTTGACGGCGACACGGCCGTATACCCCGGCCACGGTGATACCACCACCATAGAAGAAGAGAAGGAAAACAACCCGTTTGTGTAG
- a CDS encoding nucleoside-diphosphate kinase has product MKDELAYVLITPYSLIKSRTGGIIGRLLSMGKLEIVGARMYAPSDEFVDRYCAIIEAQDIEPHLKKAFLKYLNDYFRRDNRFGILNRTMLMLFKGPDAVRTLKEDVVGSVDHMRGDTVRGTYGDYLEGVDKEVEYFEPAVLTTADKETSKKQLALLAEYATSDGGVLEHIVKFPKGEKPETTLVIIKPENFLKHSARPGNIIDLFSRAGLFIVGAKLLRMDVARAETFYLPVKEMLREKLKPSLAKRIGEALSPALAFTVEDKMLEKFADNLKELNAQHEFDCIVEYMTAINPSTIKDPEDKKKPGKAKCLALLYRGINAIEKIRAILGVTDPLKAADATVRSIYGYNLMRNAAHASDSSENAERERKIVGFWGEDSQCEEKDLIEAYLAGRPF; this is encoded by the coding sequence ATGAAAGATGAGTTGGCCTATGTGCTGATAACGCCTTACAGCCTTATCAAGAGCAGGACAGGCGGTATAATCGGACGGCTCCTGTCCATGGGGAAGCTGGAGATTGTAGGGGCCAGGATGTATGCGCCCAGCGATGAGTTTGTTGACCGCTACTGTGCCATCATCGAGGCCCAGGATATAGAGCCACACCTTAAAAAGGCCTTTCTGAAATATTTAAATGACTACTTTCGCAGGGATAACCGCTTTGGCATCCTCAACCGTACAATGCTGATGCTCTTTAAGGGCCCTGATGCCGTGAGGACCTTGAAGGAAGACGTTGTGGGGTCCGTCGACCATATGAGGGGCGATACGGTAAGAGGCACCTACGGAGATTATCTTGAGGGGGTAGACAAAGAGGTAGAATACTTTGAACCGGCTGTGCTTACCACCGCGGATAAAGAGACCAGTAAGAAGCAGCTTGCCCTGCTGGCAGAGTATGCAACGTCTGACGGCGGGGTACTGGAACACATTGTTAAATTCCCGAAAGGCGAGAAGCCGGAGACCACGCTGGTAATCATAAAACCGGAAAATTTCCTGAAACACAGCGCCCGTCCGGGCAACATAATAGACCTTTTCTCCCGCGCGGGGCTGTTTATAGTGGGGGCAAAACTCCTGCGCATGGACGTGGCGCGTGCCGAGACGTTCTATTTGCCCGTTAAGGAGATGTTGCGGGAGAAACTCAAACCGAGCCTGGCAAAAAGAATTGGTGAAGCACTTTCACCCGCATTAGCATTTACCGTAGAAGATAAGATGCTGGAGAAGTTTGCGGATAATCTGAAGGAATTGAACGCCCAGCATGAGTTCGACTGCATTGTTGAATACATGACCGCGATAAACCCTTCAACCATAAAGGACCCGGAGGACAAAAAGAAACCGGGAAAAGCTAAATGCCTTGCACTCCTGTATCGCGGAATAAATGCGATAGAGAAGATACGCGCGATACTGGGTGTTACCGACCCGCTAAAGGCCGCTGACGCGACGGTCAGGAGCATATACGGCTACAACCTGATGAGAAACGCCGCGCACGCCTCCGACTCGTCAGAAAACGCCGAAAGAGAACGAAAGATTGTAGGCTTCTGGGGCGAAGACAGTCAGTGCGAAGAAAAGGATTTGATTGAGGCGTATCTGGCGGGAAGGCCCTTTTAG
- a CDS encoding DNA polymerase III subunit alpha: MSTGFVHLHVHSEYSLLDGACRLDDLISRAKDQGMGAVALTDHGNMYGAIEFYNKARQAGIRPIIGYEAYIARDGRFERNPQSKDNIFHLTLLAKNRAGYQNLLKLATSAYLEGFYYKPRIDKDLLKDHAEGLIALSGCMKSELNSHLLQNRPGDAERVASAYRELFGRGNFFIEAQNNGMPEQKKLLEGAINIGNRLDIPLVATNDIHYMSQDDHEAHDVLLCINTGKLVEDTERMRFATREFYFKSYEEMLERFGDVPEAVENTLAVAEACDLSLELGRLHLPRFHSPEGIANPQYLRSLCEKGAVKRYGAISDNVLKRLDHELKVIEETGFVDYFLIVWDFVYFAHKDGIMTSGRGSGAGSLVAYVLEITNVDPLEHDLLFERFLNAERVSMPDLDIDFCAEGREKVIDYARKKYGGDHHVAQIITFGTMKAKAAIRDVGRVMNIPFAEVDRVAKLIPPAPGIKLVQALEQEPELEKLYNSDKKIRHLFDISFKLEGLARHASVHAAGVVISEEPLTNYVPLAKNGTVVTTQFDDVTLVEQIGLLKADFLGVRKFTVIDRAVKLIKEITGEDVDLAKAPMHDKKTFKLLARGDVKGVFQVETSRGFKELLNKLKPDKFTDIMSMMALYRPGPLQSGMVDSFISCRRGRERPNYLHPSLEPLLKETYGIILYQEQVMRIANKLGNFSLNEADNLRKAMGKKKPEVMKGYRTQFVKGAMKNGIPEKTAVAVFDLMEHFAGYGFNKSHSAAYAVITCQTAYLKANYPTQYMTALMSCEMQNTEKIVSYIEDCRRMGIEVLPPCVNESQENFTMIAEGKIRFGLGAIKNVGSKAIESILSSRNDDGRFSCRHDFYQRIDSRLVNRQVIESLIKAGCFDCLPGHRAGHLDSGILDHELLFAEDQRRQRLSGQLGLFGNSAGTGPKGRPSAEQNSDTADLKTSPAARLTVVCPACGSTSRDAPEWTEKESLQQEKSVLGFYVSSHPLLKLKGILGEHSTVTTSSLLESAEGNVVKVAGVIAELKLATTRKGDPMAYIVLEDLEGQTDALLFQKQLEKAEGILKKDEVVLVEGRVIVRNGRPSIKVSSLISLEDGGEGVKAGTADKKASNTEKKKPGTQRAGAAISLDYSSISDSMLSRLRDVISSYRGNCPVVLEVLDQKGEKTKVKVNKRFFVSLTNEFKLAMEDLLGPGRIRYLHSSTRTPNPHARKKASV; this comes from the coding sequence ATGAGCACTGGTTTTGTCCACCTCCATGTCCATAGTGAATACAGCCTCCTGGACGGGGCCTGCCGGCTAGACGACCTCATCAGCAGGGCAAAAGACCAGGGAATGGGCGCGGTTGCCCTTACAGACCATGGCAATATGTACGGCGCCATAGAATTCTACAACAAGGCCAGGCAGGCGGGTATAAGGCCTATAATCGGCTATGAGGCCTATATTGCCCGTGACGGGCGTTTTGAGAGGAACCCGCAGTCCAAAGATAACATCTTCCACCTGACCCTGCTGGCGAAGAACCGTGCAGGCTACCAGAATCTCCTCAAGCTGGCGACAAGCGCATACCTCGAGGGCTTTTACTATAAGCCCAGGATAGACAAAGACTTACTCAAAGACCACGCCGAGGGGCTGATAGCCCTTAGCGGTTGCATGAAGTCTGAGTTAAACTCCCACCTGTTGCAGAATCGTCCCGGGGACGCCGAACGTGTCGCGTCGGCGTACAGGGAGCTCTTCGGCAGGGGAAATTTTTTCATAGAGGCCCAAAACAATGGCATGCCGGAGCAAAAGAAACTTCTCGAGGGGGCGATAAACATAGGAAACCGGCTGGACATACCCCTGGTAGCCACCAACGACATACACTACATGTCGCAGGACGACCACGAGGCCCACGACGTACTGCTGTGTATAAACACCGGGAAGTTGGTGGAAGATACTGAACGCATGAGGTTTGCCACAAGAGAGTTCTATTTCAAGTCGTATGAAGAGATGCTTGAACGCTTTGGCGACGTTCCGGAGGCGGTGGAAAATACACTCGCCGTTGCGGAGGCGTGCGACCTATCGCTGGAATTAGGCCGGTTACACCTGCCCAGATTCCATTCGCCTGAAGGCATAGCGAACCCGCAGTACCTCCGGTCCCTGTGTGAGAAAGGCGCCGTCAAAAGATACGGGGCCATCAGCGATAACGTCCTCAAGAGGCTTGACCATGAGCTGAAGGTTATTGAGGAGACGGGGTTTGTAGACTATTTTCTGATAGTGTGGGATTTCGTCTACTTCGCCCACAAAGACGGAATTATGACCAGCGGACGGGGCTCGGGCGCGGGGAGCCTGGTTGCGTATGTCTTAGAGATCACGAACGTAGACCCTCTTGAACACGACCTGCTGTTTGAGAGGTTCCTGAACGCAGAGAGGGTTTCAATGCCCGACCTTGACATAGACTTCTGCGCGGAGGGCAGGGAGAAGGTAATTGACTACGCCCGGAAGAAGTACGGGGGCGACCACCATGTGGCACAGATTATAACCTTCGGGACGATGAAGGCCAAGGCGGCGATAAGGGACGTGGGAAGGGTGATGAACATACCGTTTGCCGAGGTAGACCGGGTTGCGAAGCTTATACCTCCCGCCCCGGGGATAAAGCTCGTCCAGGCCCTGGAGCAGGAACCCGAATTGGAGAAACTATATAACTCAGACAAAAAGATACGGCATCTGTTCGACATTTCGTTCAAACTGGAGGGACTGGCCAGGCATGCCTCCGTCCATGCCGCGGGCGTGGTCATATCGGAAGAACCGCTTACCAACTACGTGCCCCTTGCAAAGAATGGTACCGTGGTAACAACCCAGTTTGATGATGTGACGCTGGTGGAGCAGATCGGCCTGCTTAAGGCCGATTTCCTGGGTGTGAGGAAATTTACGGTTATTGATAGGGCCGTAAAGCTGATAAAGGAGATTACCGGCGAGGACGTTGACCTGGCAAAGGCGCCGATGCACGACAAAAAGACCTTTAAGCTGCTCGCGCGAGGCGACGTTAAAGGGGTGTTTCAGGTAGAGACCAGCCGTGGTTTCAAGGAGTTGTTGAATAAACTGAAGCCCGACAAATTTACCGACATAATGTCGATGATGGCACTTTACAGGCCCGGCCCCTTGCAGAGTGGCATGGTCGATTCCTTCATAAGCTGCCGTCGCGGAAGAGAACGCCCCAACTACCTCCATCCCAGTCTTGAACCGCTTTTGAAGGAGACGTACGGGATAATTCTCTATCAGGAGCAGGTAATGCGGATAGCCAATAAACTAGGTAACTTCAGCCTGAACGAGGCCGACAACCTCAGAAAGGCCATGGGAAAGAAGAAGCCTGAGGTAATGAAGGGGTACCGCACCCAGTTCGTCAAGGGGGCCATGAAAAACGGGATACCCGAAAAGACCGCCGTTGCGGTCTTCGACCTGATGGAGCATTTTGCAGGCTACGGGTTCAATAAGTCCCACTCTGCCGCCTATGCCGTCATTACCTGCCAGACCGCCTATCTGAAGGCCAACTACCCGACCCAGTACATGACGGCTCTGATGAGCTGTGAGATGCAGAATACTGAAAAGATCGTAAGCTACATAGAAGACTGCCGGCGGATGGGCATCGAGGTGTTGCCGCCCTGTGTAAACGAAAGCCAGGAAAATTTTACCATGATTGCGGAGGGGAAGATACGTTTTGGCCTGGGGGCCATCAAGAACGTGGGGAGCAAGGCCATAGAGTCCATTTTGAGTTCGAGGAACGATGATGGGCGGTTTTCCTGCCGGCACGATTTCTACCAGAGGATTGACTCCAGACTGGTTAACAGACAGGTTATAGAGAGCCTGATAAAGGCTGGCTGTTTTGACTGTCTTCCCGGACACCGTGCCGGGCACCTTGACTCAGGCATCCTGGACCACGAGTTGCTGTTCGCGGAGGACCAGAGGCGACAGCGCCTCAGCGGCCAGCTCGGTCTTTTCGGCAACAGCGCTGGAACGGGGCCGAAAGGACGACCCTCCGCCGAACAAAACAGTGACACGGCCGATTTGAAGACTTCTCCTGCGGCAAGGCTCACCGTCGTGTGTCCCGCCTGCGGGTCTACCTCGCGCGACGCGCCGGAGTGGACGGAAAAGGAGTCTCTTCAGCAGGAAAAAAGCGTTCTTGGTTTTTATGTCAGTTCCCACCCTCTGCTCAAGCTGAAGGGAATACTTGGCGAGCATTCCACGGTCACCACTTCAAGCCTTCTTGAATCGGCTGAAGGTAACGTGGTCAAGGTTGCCGGTGTAATTGCGGAGTTAAAGCTCGCCACGACGCGAAAAGGCGACCCCATGGCCTACATCGTCCTGGAAGACTTGGAAGGCCAGACAGACGCCCTTCTCTTCCAGAAGCAATTGGAGAAAGCTGAAGGCATACTGAAAAAGGACGAAGTGGTGTTGGTGGAAGGAAGGGTTATTGTACGCAATGGCAGGCCCTCCATAAAGGTCTCGTCATTGATTTCGTTAGAAGACGGAGGGGAAGGCGTTAAGGCGGGGACGGCGGACAAGAAGGCGTCAAACACGGAGAAGAAGAAACCCGGCACACAAAGAGCGGGCGCGGCTATAAGTTTGGATTATTCTTCCATAAGCGACTCGATGCTCTCCCGTCTGAGGGACGTTATTTCGAGCTACCGTGGTAACTGCCCCGTCGTTCTTGAGGTTTTGGACCAGAAGGGGGAAAAGACAAAGGTAAAGGTTAACAAGAGATTCTTCGTATCCCTTACAAACGAGTTCAAACTGGCCATGGAAGACCTCCTGGGCCCCGGCCGGATACGTTATCTGCATTCATCAACCAGGACCCCGAACCCCCACGCCCGTAAAAAAGCTTCCGTCTAA
- a CDS encoding TRAP transporter TatT component family protein has translation MNPDMNPIHDKIISISKALCLILFVVACTAHPFISVAADWQETVKQGDELYGKRAGANGKEDIDAAIKKYEEALKGIPKGDEKSLSGVYVKLAQAYFTLGAYFSNGKDELSDLTDEGQRWAKKAKDADPESAEAYYWLGANLGLWRTVNKLSFRGGLTGGGIKKLFKKAAELDPDCEYGLPNMLLADLELSKGKLGEAESNVAKAVVAGPELLKNQLALAKILWNKNDKEEARKTLEHISRQSDDILPSKVLENRRTIAKAKKILEELKKGSEPDWGNAYQ, from the coding sequence ATGAATCCCGACATGAACCCGATACACGACAAAATTATTTCGATTAGCAAGGCTCTTTGCCTGATATTGTTTGTTGTCGCGTGCACGGCCCACCCGTTTATTAGCGTTGCTGCAGACTGGCAGGAGACCGTGAAGCAAGGAGATGAATTATATGGGAAACGGGCCGGGGCTAATGGTAAGGAAGACATCGATGCGGCGATAAAGAAATATGAGGAGGCGTTGAAGGGAATCCCGAAGGGGGATGAAAAAAGCCTCTCCGGGGTATACGTTAAGCTCGCTCAGGCCTATTTTACGCTTGGGGCATACTTTTCAAATGGTAAAGATGAGTTGTCGGACTTAACTGACGAGGGGCAGCGTTGGGCCAAGAAAGCCAAAGATGCAGACCCGGAAAGCGCCGAGGCATATTATTGGCTGGGTGCCAATCTGGGACTGTGGAGGACGGTGAATAAGCTCTCTTTTAGGGGTGGACTAACCGGCGGAGGGATAAAGAAGCTGTTTAAGAAGGCGGCGGAGCTCGACCCGGACTGCGAGTATGGACTGCCCAATATGCTACTGGCGGATCTTGAGCTATCCAAGGGAAAACTGGGTGAGGCAGAAAGCAATGTGGCGAAGGCCGTCGTGGCAGGGCCTGAGCTGCTGAAGAACCAGTTAGCACTGGCCAAAATCCTTTGGAATAAGAATGATAAAGAAGAGGCCAGGAAAACCTTGGAACACATTTCCAGACAGTCGGACGATATTCTCCCTTCAAAAGTCCTGGAAAACAGACGTACCATCGCAAAGGCAAAGAAGATTCTAGAGGAGTTGAAGAAGGGAAGCGAGCCGGATTGGGGAAATGCCTATCAGTAG
- a CDS encoding NAD(P)-dependent glycerol-3-phosphate dehydrogenase, producing the protein MKPFRRICVLGNGGWGTALSLLLHKKGHDVLLWGNTEEYVEFIREKRENVKYLPGIPIPPDLPLTSDLARAADGRELIVVAVPSPYLRSVMERFKPHYVNGGKLLSVVKGIENDTLLLASGVIRDVLGDVPIALMMGPSHAEEVARSLPTTVVVSGGEMCEEIQEAFFTDRFRVYTNPDMVGVEVGAAGKNVIAIAAGICEGLGFGDNTKAALITRGLVEMTRLGVRMGGQRATFSGITGLGDLITTCASPYGRNRHVGLEIGRGKKIKEVLEGMEQVAEGFFTTRSVKLLADKHKVEMPISREVYNVLYEDKDPRAAVSDLMMRSPRSELEELE; encoded by the coding sequence ATGAAGCCCTTTAGAAGGATTTGCGTTCTGGGCAACGGCGGTTGGGGTACCGCCTTATCGCTCCTGCTTCACAAGAAGGGCCACGACGTCCTGCTGTGGGGAAACACAGAGGAGTACGTCGAATTCATAAGGGAAAAGAGGGAGAACGTGAAATATCTCCCCGGCATCCCCATCCCCCCCGACCTCCCGCTTACCAGTGACCTGGCCCGGGCAGCCGATGGCCGGGAACTTATCGTCGTGGCGGTTCCTTCGCCTTACCTCAGGTCTGTCATGGAGAGATTTAAGCCCCACTATGTAAACGGCGGTAAGTTGTTGAGTGTGGTCAAGGGTATTGAGAACGATACGCTTTTACTGGCAAGCGGGGTTATACGGGACGTCCTGGGCGACGTCCCGATTGCGCTTATGATGGGGCCCAGCCACGCCGAAGAGGTGGCGCGGTCTCTACCTACCACCGTGGTTGTCTCCGGCGGAGAGATGTGTGAGGAGATACAAGAGGCGTTCTTTACGGACCGGTTCCGGGTCTATACCAATCCCGACATGGTGGGTGTTGAGGTAGGCGCGGCCGGGAAAAACGTTATAGCCATCGCCGCCGGGATATGTGAGGGGCTGGGGTTCGGAGATAACACCAAGGCGGCCCTCATCACAAGGGGCCTGGTGGAGATGACCCGGCTGGGCGTCAGGATGGGCGGGCAGAGGGCGACGTTCAGCGGAATCACGGGACTGGGCGACCTGATTACCACCTGCGCCAGTCCCTATGGACGGAACAGGCACGTCGGCCTTGAGATTGGAAGAGGGAAAAAGATAAAAGAGGTGCTTGAGGGCATGGAGCAGGTGGCCGAAGGTTTCTTCACGACGCGTTCGGTCAAGTTGCTGGCGGATAAACATAAAGTAGAGATGCCTATCAGTAGAGAGGTCTACAACGTCCTGTACGAAGACAAAGACCCCCGTGCCGCGGTAAGCGATTTAATGATGCGCTCCCCCAGGTCAGAACTTGAAGAGTTGGAATAG
- a CDS encoding serine hydroxymethyltransferase: MDALRRVDEEVWQAIRGEIERQLFHLELIASENYCTPAVLEAQGSVLTNKYAEGYPDKRYYSGCDNVDVVERLAIERAKKLFGAEHVNVQPHSGSQANMAVYFAALTPEHKILGMNINHGGHLTHGFRKNFSGQIYEAATYGVDRETKLLDYDVIMDKARSFQPDLIIAGASAYSRVIDFTKFREIADDVGALLMVDMAHIAGLIAGKQHPDPVPHADFVTSTTHKTLGGPRGGFVLCKSKYAAKIDQMVFPGMQGGPLMHIIAAKAVSFKEAMTDEFRERQKQTVANARALAQELINRGFDVPTGGTDNHLFLVDLTNKDISGRDAQDCLSDVGIYVNKNLIPFDERGAFETSGIRIGAAAATTRGMKEQEMQTIAAWIDRVVSAPRDDEVKKCVNKEVRDFCASFPIYENEAVSAPLLESVPTEES, translated from the coding sequence ATGGACGCGCTAAGACGGGTTGACGAGGAGGTCTGGCAGGCAATCAGGGGAGAGATAGAGCGGCAGCTGTTTCACCTTGAGCTTATAGCGTCAGAGAACTATTGCACCCCTGCCGTTCTTGAGGCCCAGGGTTCTGTCCTCACCAATAAATACGCCGAGGGTTATCCGGATAAGAGGTATTACAGTGGTTGCGACAACGTAGACGTGGTGGAGAGGCTGGCGATAGAGAGGGCCAAGAAGCTCTTTGGCGCCGAGCATGTCAACGTTCAGCCTCACTCGGGTTCGCAGGCCAATATGGCCGTCTATTTTGCGGCCCTTACGCCCGAACACAAGATACTTGGGATGAATATAAATCACGGCGGGCACCTTACGCATGGTTTCAGGAAGAACTTTTCGGGACAGATATACGAGGCCGCGACCTATGGTGTTGACAGGGAGACGAAGCTTCTCGATTACGACGTAATTATGGATAAGGCCCGGAGCTTCCAGCCGGACCTTATCATTGCAGGGGCCAGCGCGTACTCCCGCGTGATAGATTTCACGAAGTTCAGAGAGATTGCCGATGATGTGGGCGCGCTTCTCATGGTGGACATGGCCCATATAGCCGGGCTCATAGCCGGCAAACAGCATCCAGACCCCGTACCGCATGCGGACTTTGTTACCTCCACCACGCACAAGACGCTGGGCGGACCGCGTGGAGGTTTCGTGCTCTGTAAGTCGAAATACGCGGCGAAGATTGACCAGATGGTCTTTCCCGGCATGCAGGGCGGGCCCCTTATGCACATTATTGCGGCCAAGGCGGTGTCTTTTAAGGAGGCCATGACCGACGAGTTCCGTGAGCGTCAGAAACAGACCGTTGCAAACGCCCGGGCCCTGGCACAGGAACTTATAAACAGGGGATTTGACGTGCCGACCGGGGGCACGGATAACCACCTATTCCTGGTTGACTTGACCAATAAGGATATATCCGGCAGGGACGCGCAGGATTGTCTCTCAGACGTGGGTATCTACGTAAACAAGAACCTCATCCCCTTCGATGAGAGGGGAGCCTTTGAGACCAGCGGTATCAGAATAGGCGCCGCCGCCGCTACCACACGGGGGATGAAGGAGCAAGAGATGCAGACAATTGCGGCGTGGATAGACCGTGTGGTTTCGGCCCCCAGGGATGACGAGGTCAAGAAATGTGTTAATAAAGAGGTAAGAGATTTTTGTGCCTCTTTCCCGATTTACGAAAACGAGGCAGTCTCCGCGCCCCTTTTAGAAAGTGTGCCTACCGAAGAGTCATAG